The following coding sequences lie in one Sphingobium sp. KCTC 72723 genomic window:
- a CDS encoding PilZ domain-containing protein: protein MNEEQDSADRGPARSAPRDSLFLLTSFSTPEGVPLGKARIRNLSATGLMADCERAVPAGTQVEFDLRGIGKVSATVAWARGDKVGLAFDEAIDPQLARKPVSNGVAQQLPDYLRPANMSQSRR, encoded by the coding sequence ATGAACGAAGAACAGGATAGTGCCGATCGCGGCCCGGCACGCTCTGCGCCGCGCGACAGCTTGTTCCTGCTGACCAGTTTCAGCACGCCCGAAGGCGTCCCGCTTGGCAAGGCGCGTATTCGCAACTTGTCGGCAACAGGCCTGATGGCGGATTGCGAGCGCGCCGTTCCTGCCGGAACGCAGGTCGAATTTGACCTGCGGGGCATCGGCAAGGTTTCTGCCACGGTCGCATGGGCGCGGGGCGACAAGGTCGGCCTGGCGTTCGACGAAGCCATCGACCCGCAACTGGCCCGCAAGCCGGTATCCAATGGCGTAGCCCAGCAATTGCCCGACTATCTGCGCCCGGCCAACATGAGCCAGTCGCGCCGCTGA
- a CDS encoding DUF3298 and DUF4163 domain-containing protein, with product MPRSAGALMQRRGAAALATALVTALALAACKGGTPDDIGNQSHNAAATRFVEKMVGTPPATPPAKPFKIAEKTDFLEFSYAYPAQAAAIPFLAEKFDKAMTAGKADALKMAQEDSKAAKRSGFPFHAHSLETQWNVSADTPRFLALQSQTYVFTGGAHGMTGYDVVLWDKRRSRETSMKAVMTSPAAFNAAIRDRFCAMLDRQRAEKRSAPVVRGDDEFTQCIDPMEQVLTLTSRDGKRIDGVTVIVGPYSAGPYAEGTYEVPLPVDAAMRNAIKTEYQDAFVAVK from the coding sequence ATGCCGCGCAGCGCAGGCGCATTGATGCAGCGCCGGGGGGCTGCCGCGCTGGCGACGGCACTGGTGACGGCTTTGGCGCTCGCCGCCTGCAAGGGTGGCACTCCGGACGACATCGGCAACCAGAGCCACAATGCCGCCGCCACCCGCTTTGTCGAAAAGATGGTGGGAACCCCGCCCGCGACACCCCCGGCCAAGCCTTTCAAGATCGCGGAAAAGACGGATTTTCTGGAATTTTCCTACGCCTATCCGGCGCAGGCCGCTGCCATTCCCTTTCTGGCCGAAAAATTCGACAAGGCCATGACAGCGGGCAAGGCCGATGCGCTGAAAATGGCGCAGGAGGATAGCAAGGCTGCAAAACGGTCGGGCTTTCCCTTCCACGCGCACAGTCTGGAAACGCAATGGAATGTGTCGGCGGACACGCCCCGCTTCCTGGCGCTCCAGTCGCAAACCTATGTGTTCACTGGCGGCGCGCATGGTATGACCGGCTATGACGTTGTGCTGTGGGACAAGCGGCGATCGCGCGAAACCAGCATGAAAGCGGTGATGACGTCGCCAGCCGCCTTCAACGCCGCGATCCGCGACCGCTTCTGTGCTATGCTGGACCGGCAGCGCGCTGAAAAACGCAGCGCGCCGGTCGTGCGCGGCGACGACGAGTTCACCCAGTGCATCGACCCGATGGAGCAGGTGCTGACGCTCACATCAAGGGACGGCAAGCGCATCGACGGCGTGACCGTCATCGTCGGCCCCTACAGCGCCGGACCCTATGCCGAAGGGACATATGAAGTGCCGCTGCCCGTGGATGCGGCGATGCGAAACGCGATCAAGACCGAATATCAGGATGCGTTCGTGGCAGTAAAATAA
- a CDS encoding autotransporter assembly complex protein TamA — translation MTHGLRNRCRASGRPHPARLLLAPLLLAAPCLARAQDAAPPSLPDIAAPDVDQPLDAMPDIGLDWPDMAQPDSVAPLPDDPADVQSAATAPAFDTPTSSDPVDDTPVFADTGEERRYTVTLGGIDNIADAQFTLRFDELSVLRQGQGKPANLAQINRRIKEDSDLIDRLLRAKGYYAARIRGAVGAPAAGSDRLAVTFDVTPGTQYLLDTVDVTGLAETGDRETTLRDAFPPKPGDPVDADIILAGRDSLATALSESGFPFAQVDEAEVRIDHEERKGDLDIIVTPGGFRTFGAIMMGDDQLFDAAHVQDIARFDPNDPYKASDVEDLRRAIVATGLVSSVSLTPKDAGDGQHVDLAVDLRPAPLRTVAGELGYGTGEGYRAEISWQHRNLFPPEGAVTVRGVVGTQEQTASFTYRRNNFHRRDNVLTGLLSVSNIRRDAYDARTITLSGGLERQTNILFQKDWVWRVGAELIASDEADAFSGGARRTFLIAAIPLSLTYDGSDDLLNPSKGFRLGGRISPEISFQDKTFGYTRVQLDGSIYQPVSERIVVAARARFGTILGSTVEQIAPSRRFYAGGGASVRGYGYQAIGPRFGEDDDPVGGKSLAEFSLEARVRFGNFGVVPFVDAGNISTSFLPRFRDLRIGTGLGLRYYSNFGPIRIDVGTPINPQSGDPKVAVYVSLGQAF, via the coding sequence ATGACCCATGGTTTGCGGAACCGTTGCCGCGCTTCTGGCCGCCCGCATCCCGCACGGCTTCTTCTGGCTCCGTTGCTGTTGGCTGCGCCCTGCCTGGCGCGGGCGCAGGATGCTGCCCCGCCATCCCTGCCCGATATCGCTGCGCCGGACGTTGACCAGCCGCTCGACGCTATGCCGGACATAGGGCTGGATTGGCCCGACATGGCGCAACCTGACAGCGTCGCTCCGCTGCCCGATGATCCGGCCGATGTGCAATCGGCTGCGACCGCGCCGGCTTTCGACACGCCGACGTCCAGCGACCCTGTGGATGACACCCCTGTTTTCGCCGATACCGGGGAAGAACGCCGCTATACCGTGACGCTGGGCGGCATAGACAATATTGCCGACGCGCAATTCACGCTGCGCTTCGATGAATTGTCGGTCCTGCGGCAGGGGCAGGGGAAGCCTGCCAACCTTGCGCAGATCAATCGCCGGATCAAGGAGGACAGCGACCTCATCGACCGGCTGCTGCGCGCGAAGGGCTATTATGCCGCGCGCATAAGGGGCGCAGTCGGTGCGCCCGCAGCGGGCAGCGACCGATTGGCCGTCACCTTCGACGTGACGCCGGGAACCCAATATCTGCTCGATACGGTCGATGTCACTGGCCTGGCCGAAACCGGCGATCGCGAAACGACGCTGCGCGATGCCTTCCCGCCAAAGCCCGGCGACCCGGTGGATGCCGACATCATCCTGGCGGGCCGCGATTCGCTGGCTACCGCTCTGTCGGAAAGCGGCTTTCCCTTCGCGCAAGTGGACGAAGCCGAAGTCCGCATCGACCATGAGGAGCGCAAGGGCGACCTCGACATAATCGTGACACCCGGCGGGTTTCGCACTTTCGGCGCAATCATGATGGGCGACGACCAGTTATTCGATGCCGCCCATGTGCAGGACATTGCCCGTTTCGACCCGAATGACCCCTACAAGGCGTCCGACGTAGAAGATCTGCGCCGTGCCATCGTCGCCACCGGCCTTGTTTCCTCGGTCAGCCTGACGCCAAAGGATGCGGGCGATGGCCAGCATGTCGACCTCGCCGTCGACCTGCGCCCGGCGCCGCTGCGCACGGTCGCGGGCGAACTGGGCTATGGCACGGGCGAAGGCTATCGCGCCGAAATCAGCTGGCAGCATCGTAATCTTTTCCCGCCCGAAGGGGCCGTGACCGTGCGCGGCGTGGTTGGAACGCAGGAACAGACAGCTTCCTTCACCTACCGCCGCAACAATTTCCATCGCCGCGACAATGTGCTGACTGGCCTGCTGTCGGTCAGCAACATCAGGCGCGACGCTTATGACGCGCGCACCATCACTTTGTCGGGCGGGTTGGAGCGGCAGACCAACATCCTGTTCCAGAAGGATTGGGTGTGGCGCGTCGGCGCGGAACTGATCGCATCGGATGAAGCGGATGCCTTTTCCGGCGGTGCGCGGCGCACATTCTTGATCGCGGCCATCCCGCTCAGCCTGACTTATGATGGCAGCGACGACCTGCTCAACCCGTCGAAGGGGTTTCGTCTGGGCGGCCGGATCAGCCCGGAAATCTCGTTTCAGGACAAGACGTTCGGTTACACCCGCGTTCAGCTGGACGGCAGCATCTACCAGCCAGTCAGTGAACGGATCGTCGTTGCCGCCCGTGCGCGTTTTGGCACCATATTGGGATCGACCGTCGAACAGATCGCCCCGTCGCGCCGCTTTTACGCCGGTGGCGGCGCATCGGTACGCGGCTATGGCTATCAGGCGATCGGCCCGCGTTTCGGCGAGGATGACGATCCGGTCGGCGGCAAGAGCCTGGCGGAGTTTTCGCTGGAGGCGCGGGTGCGCTTCGGCAATTTCGGCGTCGTGCCGTTCGTGGATGCGGGCAATATCTCCACCAGCTTCCTGCCGCGCTTTCGCGACCTGCGCATCGGCACTGGCCTTGGCCTGCGCTATTACAGCAATTTCGGCCCGATCCGCATCGACGTCGGCACGCCCATCAATCCGCAATCGGGCGATCCCAAAGTCGCGGTCTATGTCTCGCTGGGGCAAGCCTTCTGA
- a CDS encoding M23 family metallopeptidase, whose amino-acid sequence MRCPSPNLFLPLACLTLGACIPNEASRATDTPPPRLDADASAVELVEPEPVWTAQQVVANAQNVATSIYVVQPGDTLRGIGNRSGAGSEAVARANGLTPPFAIRAGQKLTIPGGRYHLVAEGETGIAIAAAYGVAWSRIVAVNALTQPYVLRRGQRLLLPGDAPVAPPSIEQRAAAFRIDIDDVLTGGQPAAADNAPVAVASAQPRPLPSNVPIAQQPASFAGSFAWPVRGTVLSRFGPGASGAKNNGIDIGVAAGTPIRASADGIVAYAGDKVAVFGGLVLVNHGSNWVSAYGHAARVDVVRGQKVTKGQVIGLTGDTGYASQPKLHFELRRDRVPVNPMLHLPTAP is encoded by the coding sequence ATGCGTTGCCCTTCCCCCAATCTGTTCCTGCCGCTGGCCTGTCTGACGCTGGGTGCGTGCATTCCCAACGAAGCCAGCCGGGCGACCGACACGCCGCCGCCGCGCCTGGACGCAGATGCGTCGGCCGTCGAACTGGTCGAGCCGGAGCCGGTATGGACCGCGCAGCAGGTGGTCGCCAATGCGCAGAACGTTGCGACATCCATCTATGTCGTCCAGCCGGGCGACACGTTGCGCGGCATCGGCAACCGCAGCGGCGCGGGGTCCGAAGCGGTCGCGCGTGCCAACGGGCTGACCCCGCCCTTTGCCATTCGCGCCGGGCAGAAGCTGACCATTCCGGGCGGGCGATATCATCTGGTCGCGGAAGGCGAGACGGGGATTGCCATTGCGGCGGCCTATGGCGTCGCGTGGAGCCGGATCGTGGCGGTCAATGCGCTGACCCAGCCCTATGTGCTGCGGCGGGGCCAGCGGCTGTTGCTGCCCGGCGATGCGCCGGTCGCGCCGCCCTCGATCGAGCAGCGCGCCGCCGCATTCCGTATCGACATTGACGATGTGCTGACCGGGGGACAGCCTGCCGCCGCCGACAATGCGCCGGTGGCGGTTGCTTCCGCCCAGCCGCGCCCCCTGCCCTCCAACGTGCCGATCGCGCAGCAGCCAGCCAGTTTTGCGGGCAGCTTCGCCTGGCCGGTCAGGGGAACGGTGCTGTCGCGCTTTGGCCCCGGTGCCAGTGGTGCGAAGAATAATGGCATCGACATCGGCGTGGCGGCCGGCACGCCGATCCGCGCGAGTGCGGACGGGATTGTCGCTTATGCAGGCGACAAGGTGGCGGTGTTCGGCGGGCTGGTGCTGGTCAATCATGGCAGCAACTGGGTCAGCGCCTATGGCCATGCCGCGCGCGTCGATGTGGTGCGCGGGCAGAAGGTGACGAAGGGCCAGGTCATCGGCCTGACCGGCGACACGGGCTATGCCAGCCAGCCCAAGCTGCATTTCGAATTGCGGCGCGACCGGGTGCCAGTGAACCCGATGCTGCATTTGCCCACCGCGCCATGA
- the serS gene encoding serine--tRNA ligase, with product MHDIRFIRENPAAFDAGLARRGLAPLSAEILALDAQSRTIKTRLQEGQARRNEASKLIGQAMAAGDRDKAEALKAEVAALKEDAPALEAQDREIGEALTGKLAAIPNLPADDVPQGADEADNVEMSRWGVPRSFDFAPQDHADFGPALGLDFEGGAKLSGARFTALRGQMARLHRALAQYMLDIQSGANGYEEVNPPLLVRDEALFGTGQLPKFADDLFRTTDGRWLIPTAEVSLTNLVADQIVPLASLPVRLTALTPCFRSEAGSAGRDTRGFIRQHQFEKVELVAICAPDESEAEHARMCAAAEGILQALNLPYRKMLLCTGDMGFGARKTWDLEVWLPSQDTYREISSVSNCGDFQARRMNARYKPEGEKQTRFLHTLNGSGLAVGRTLVAVLENYQQADGSVIVPDVLIPYMGGVTKLALPG from the coding sequence ATGCATGACATCCGTTTCATCCGCGAAAATCCCGCCGCTTTCGATGCAGGGCTTGCCCGCCGTGGGCTGGCCCCGCTGTCCGCCGAGATATTGGCGCTCGATGCCCAGAGCCGGACGATCAAGACCCGGTTGCAGGAGGGGCAGGCCCGCCGCAACGAAGCGAGCAAGCTGATCGGCCAGGCCATGGCCGCTGGCGATCGGGACAAGGCAGAGGCGCTGAAGGCCGAGGTTGCGGCGTTGAAGGAAGATGCGCCTGCACTGGAAGCGCAGGACCGCGAGATTGGCGAGGCGCTGACGGGCAAGCTGGCGGCGATCCCCAACCTGCCCGCCGACGATGTGCCGCAGGGCGCGGATGAAGCCGACAATGTTGAGATGAGCCGTTGGGGCGTGCCGCGCAGCTTCGATTTCGCACCGCAGGACCATGCCGATTTCGGCCCGGCGCTGGGGCTGGATTTCGAGGGCGGGGCGAAACTGTCGGGCGCGCGCTTCACCGCGCTGCGCGGCCAGATGGCGCGGCTGCACCGGGCGCTGGCGCAATATATGCTGGATATACAGAGCGGCGCGAACGGTTATGAAGAGGTCAACCCGCCGCTGCTGGTGCGGGATGAGGCTTTGTTCGGCACCGGGCAGTTGCCCAAATTTGCCGACGATCTGTTCCGCACGACCGATGGCCGCTGGCTGATCCCGACCGCCGAAGTATCGCTGACCAATCTGGTTGCCGACCAGATCGTGCCGCTGGCCAGCCTGCCGGTGCGGCTGACGGCGCTGACCCCCTGCTTCCGGTCCGAAGCTGGGTCAGCCGGGCGCGATACGCGCGGCTTCATTCGCCAGCATCAGTTCGAGAAAGTCGAGCTGGTCGCGATCTGCGCGCCCGACGAGTCCGAGGCTGAACATGCGCGGATGTGCGCGGCGGCGGAGGGCATTTTGCAGGCGCTGAACCTGCCCTATCGCAAGATGCTGCTTTGCACCGGCGACATGGGTTTTGGCGCGCGCAAGACTTGGGATCTGGAAGTGTGGCTGCCCAGCCAGGACACCTATCGGGAGATCAGCTCCGTTTCCAACTGCGGCGATTTTCAGGCGCGGCGGATGAACGCCCGTTACAAGCCGGAGGGGGAGAAGCAGACGCGCTTCCTGCATACGCTGAACGGGTCGGGACTGGCGGTGGGGCGGACGCTGGTGGCGGTGCTGGAAAATTACCAGCAGGCCGATGGCAGCGTGATCGTGCCGGATGTGCTGATCCCCTATATGGGCGGCGTCACGAAGCTGGCATTGCCCGGTTGA
- a CDS encoding YdcH family protein — protein sequence MSREDIMRRLEALRVEHRDLDSAIAALADTGGGDQMQIARFKKRKLRLRDEIVLLEDALVPDIIA from the coding sequence ATGAGCCGGGAAGACATCATGCGTCGGCTGGAAGCGTTGCGGGTCGAACATCGCGATCTCGACAGCGCCATCGCGGCGCTGGCCGATACAGGCGGTGGCGATCAGATGCAGATTGCCCGCTTCAAAAAGCGCAAATTGCGGTTGCGCGATGAAATCGTCCTGCTGGAAGATGCACTGGTCCCCGACATCATCGCCTGA
- a CDS encoding DUF1465 family protein, giving the protein MQSAAFLDRGLHRRLVDGLYLEAMVMADEARSYFDGGSALDDGIADPLRRVAFACESLKVTTRLMHVIAWLLSQRAWQRGEIGDMDLMDEKYRLGRAAETDGAVAADFPFAARSLIEASQELYHRVGRLQDRMDIMMRPATMADANPARALFDRLQSAF; this is encoded by the coding sequence ATGCAGAGCGCAGCCTTTCTTGATCGCGGCCTTCACCGGCGGCTTGTCGATGGTCTTTATCTCGAAGCCATGGTGATGGCTGACGAGGCACGGTCCTATTTCGACGGCGGTAGCGCGCTGGACGATGGTATTGCCGACCCGCTGCGTCGCGTGGCCTTCGCCTGCGAATCGCTCAAGGTCACGACCCGCCTGATGCACGTCATTGCCTGGCTGCTCAGCCAGCGCGCTTGGCAGCGCGGTGAAATTGGCGACATGGACCTGATGGACGAAAAATATCGGCTGGGCCGCGCGGCGGAAACCGATGGTGCCGTGGCCGCCGATTTCCCCTTCGCGGCGCGTTCGTTGATAGAGGCCAGCCAGGAACTCTATCATCGTGTCGGCCGACTTCAGGATCGCATGGATATCATGATGCGTCCGGCAACCATGGCGGATGCCAATCCGGCGCGTGCATTGTTTGATCGTTTGCAGTCCGCCTTCTGA
- the dksA gene encoding RNA polymerase-binding protein DksA — translation MASVLNSDKDGDKPPKSTVTLPADYRPSSDEEFMNPLQLEYFRQRLWGWKKQILSEAEGTLAVLQNEPLREPDLNDRASSETDWSIELRTRDRQRKLISKIESALRRIDDGEYGYCEVTGEPISLGRLEARPIATMTVEAQEKHERQEKISRDD, via the coding sequence ATGGCATCGGTCCTGAATTCCGATAAAGACGGTGATAAGCCGCCCAAGTCGACTGTAACGCTTCCTGCCGATTACCGGCCTTCGTCCGACGAAGAATTCATGAACCCGCTTCAGCTGGAATATTTCCGCCAGCGGCTGTGGGGATGGAAGAAGCAGATATTGAGCGAAGCGGAAGGCACGCTTGCCGTGCTTCAGAATGAACCGCTGCGCGAACCTGACCTCAACGACCGGGCGTCCAGCGAAACCGACTGGTCCATCGAATTGCGCACCCGCGACCGCCAGCGCAAGCTGATCTCCAAGATCGAATCCGCCCTGCGCCGCATCGACGATGGCGAATATGGCTATTGCGAAGTGACCGGCGAACCGATTTCGCTGGGTCGTCTGGAAGCCCGGCCGATCGCGACCATGACGGTCGAAGCGCAGGAAAAGCACGAGCGGCAGGAAAAAATCTCCCGCGACGATTAA
- a CDS encoding YdcH family protein: MENSHISALSAKHAGLDARIKAESSRPMPDVILVASLKKQKLRLKEEMSAQH, encoded by the coding sequence ATGGAAAACAGCCATATTTCAGCTCTTTCAGCCAAACATGCCGGCCTTGATGCGCGAATCAAGGCGGAGTCGAGTCGGCCCATGCCCGACGTCATTCTGGTGGCCTCGCTCAAGAAGCAGAAATTGCGGCTGAAAGAGGAGATGTCGGCGCAGCATTGA
- a CDS encoding host attachment family protein yields MQIDHDAMILVADGRKMLFFRNKGDATYPNLEAEDVRTQDNPADRDQASDAPGRAFNSVGSHRSSMEQTSFHDLEEARFAVEATDILKRRAFSQDYEKLIIVAPPTALGEMRKHYHKEVQSRLVGEIAKDLVNHPVADIEKIIAEN; encoded by the coding sequence ATGCAGATCGACCATGACGCGATGATATTGGTGGCCGACGGGCGAAAGATGCTGTTCTTCCGCAACAAGGGCGACGCGACCTATCCCAATCTGGAGGCCGAAGATGTGCGGACGCAGGATAATCCCGCCGACCGCGATCAGGCGTCCGATGCGCCGGGCCGCGCTTTCAATTCGGTCGGCAGCCACCGCAGCTCCATGGAACAGACCAGCTTCCACGATCTGGAGGAAGCGCGCTTCGCGGTCGAAGCGACCGACATCCTCAAACGCCGCGCCTTTTCGCAGGATTATGAAAAGCTGATCATTGTCGCCCCGCCTACCGCGCTGGGCGAAATGCGCAAACATTATCACAAGGAAGTGCAAAGCCGACTGGTCGGTGAAATCGCCAAGGATCTGGTCAACCACCCGGTGGCGGACATCGAAAAGATCATCGCCGAAAACTGA
- a CDS encoding potassium channel family protein, producing MWVDLSWRVALVFGLIALVLLLHWVGRDGLKDNLDNQISFVDVLYFTTVTVTTVGYGDIVPVTPEARLFESLFVTPIRLFVWLIFLGTAYSLFLRNILYRWRMARIQADLHNHIVVTGFGTSGQEAVHELLARGTDPREIVVIDPSEAALELAEAQGCNILCGDSTRDRTLSDVAIHRARSMIVSAGRDDTSILITLTARHLAPRMPISIVVRNEDNELPARQAGATTVINPVSFAGLLLAGSTSGKHIADYMADLAASGGRVKLNERFVKAEEIGGPLSAIATGLGVRIYREDRPIGFWEEGARQLQTGDLIIEIVEGAGVGERRQPG from the coding sequence ATGTGGGTGGATTTAAGCTGGCGCGTGGCGCTGGTGTTCGGGCTGATCGCGCTGGTGCTGCTGCTCCACTGGGTCGGGCGCGACGGGTTGAAGGATAATCTGGACAACCAGATCAGCTTCGTCGACGTGCTGTATTTCACGACCGTCACGGTGACGACCGTGGGCTATGGCGACATCGTGCCGGTGACGCCCGAAGCGCGCCTGTTCGAATCGCTGTTCGTCACGCCGATCCGGCTGTTCGTGTGGCTCATCTTTTTAGGCACAGCCTATTCGCTTTTCCTCCGCAACATCCTCTACAGGTGGCGCATGGCCCGTATTCAAGCCGATCTGCACAATCATATCGTCGTCACAGGCTTTGGCACCAGCGGGCAGGAAGCGGTGCATGAATTGCTGGCGCGTGGCACGGACCCGCGCGAAATCGTGGTGATCGACCCCAGCGAAGCCGCGCTGGAACTGGCCGAGGCGCAGGGGTGCAATATATTGTGCGGGGATTCGACCCGCGACCGGACGTTGAGCGACGTGGCGATCCACCGGGCGCGCAGCATGATCGTGTCGGCGGGGCGGGACGATACGTCGATCCTGATCACGCTGACCGCGCGGCATCTGGCCCCGCGCATGCCGATCAGCATCGTGGTGCGTAACGAGGATAATGAACTGCCCGCGCGGCAGGCGGGCGCAACGACCGTCATCAACCCGGTCAGCTTTGCCGGGCTGCTGCTCGCAGGCAGCACCAGCGGCAAGCATATCGCCGATTATATGGCAGACCTTGCCGCGTCGGGCGGGCGCGTGAAGCTGAACGAACGCTTCGTCAAGGCCGAAGAAATTGGCGGGCCTTTGTCGGCGATCGCCACGGGGCTGGGCGTGCGGATCTATCGCGAGGATCGGCCGATCGGCTTTTGGGAGGAAGGCGCGCGGCAGCTTCAGACCGGCGACCTGATCATCGAGATTGTCGAGGGTGCGGGCGTGGGCGAACGGCGTCAGCCGGGCTGA
- the rimO gene encoding 30S ribosomal protein S12 methylthiotransferase RimO, which yields MCATIMATKFPDAPKIGMVSLGCPKALVDSERILTKLRSDGYQMSPDYAGADVVLVNTCGFLDSAKEESLEAIGEAIAENGRVIVTGCMGNEAEMIRARFPQVLAVTGAHQYEQVVNAVHEASPPVPNAFVDLVPEGGLKLTPRHYSYLKISEGCNHRCSFCIIPSIRGDLVSRRIDAVLREAEKLVSAGTRELLVISQDTSAYGVDTRHEPRLWKGRDVRAHMTDMARELGQLRTADGVAPWVRLHYVYPYPHVDQVIPLMADGLLTPYLDIPFQHAAPSVLKAMKRPANEAKVLDRIHKWRSICPDITIRSTFVVGFPGETEADFQYLLDWLDEAQLDRVGAFRFEPVEGAAANLLPGAVPEEVKEERYQRIMEKTAAISAAKLQAKVGRVLPVIIDEVGEPDEEDGSIGATARSQADAPEIDGNVFLRDVGEGRKAGDIFDVVIEDADDHDLYGVPASQ from the coding sequence ATGTGCGCGACCATCATGGCAACCAAATTTCCTGACGCGCCGAAAATCGGCATGGTTTCGCTCGGCTGTCCCAAGGCGCTGGTCGATAGCGAACGCATCCTGACCAAGCTGCGGTCCGACGGCTATCAGATGTCGCCCGACTATGCCGGGGCGGACGTAGTGCTGGTCAACACCTGCGGTTTTCTGGATTCGGCGAAGGAAGAATCGCTCGAAGCGATTGGCGAGGCGATTGCGGAGAATGGCCGGGTCATCGTGACCGGCTGTATGGGCAATGAGGCGGAGATGATCCGCGCCCGCTTCCCGCAGGTGCTGGCCGTGACCGGCGCGCATCAATATGAGCAGGTGGTCAATGCGGTGCATGAAGCATCGCCGCCGGTGCCGAACGCCTTTGTCGATCTGGTCCCCGAAGGCGGGCTGAAGCTGACGCCGCGCCATTACAGCTATCTCAAGATTTCCGAAGGCTGCAACCATCGCTGCTCCTTCTGCATCATCCCCTCGATCCGGGGCGACCTGGTATCGCGGCGGATCGACGCGGTGCTGCGCGAGGCGGAAAAGCTGGTGTCGGCGGGAACCAGGGAATTGCTGGTCATCAGCCAGGATACGTCGGCCTATGGCGTCGACACGCGCCACGAACCGCGCCTGTGGAAGGGCCGCGACGTGCGCGCGCATATGACCGACATGGCGCGCGAATTGGGGCAGTTGCGGACCGCCGATGGCGTCGCGCCATGGGTGCGGTTGCACTATGTCTATCCCTATCCCCATGTCGATCAGGTCATTCCATTGATGGCGGACGGGCTGTTGACGCCCTATCTGGACATTCCGTTCCAGCACGCCGCGCCCAGCGTGTTGAAGGCAATGAAGCGCCCCGCCAATGAAGCCAAGGTGCTGGACCGCATTCATAAGTGGCGCAGCATCTGCCCCGACATCACGATCCGTTCGACCTTCGTGGTCGGCTTCCCCGGCGAGACGGAGGCGGATTTCCAATATTTGCTCGACTGGCTGGACGAAGCGCAACTCGACCGCGTCGGTGCATTCCGGTTCGAGCCGGTCGAAGGCGCAGCGGCGAACCTGCTGCCCGGCGCGGTGCCGGAAGAGGTCAAGGAAGAACGCTACCAGCGGATCATGGAAAAGACCGCCGCGATCAGCGCCGCCAAATTGCAGGCCAAGGTCGGCCGGGTGCTGCCCGTCATCATCGACGAAGTGGGCGAACCGGACGAGGAAGATGGCAGCATCGGCGCGACCGCCCGGTCGCAGGCCGACGCGCCGGAAATCGACGGCAATGTGTTCCTGCGCGATGTCGGCGAAGGGCGGAAGGCTGGCGATATTTTCGACGTGGTGATCGAGGATGCCGACGATCATGATCTTTATGGCGTGCCGGCAAGCCAGTGA